A region of the Muricauda sp. MAR_2010_75 genome:
TTGTGAAGGGGTTAATATTTTAGTGGAGAGCACTGTTTTCATTTCTGATTTCTTGCATCAATTTATCGCCGCCTTTTTGCAAGACTTCTTCGGCACATGCTTTACCCAATCCGGGGGCATCTGAAAGTTTTACTTCTTTTTTGATGTCGATTTTTTGTTTTCCATCCAAGGAGAAAACCACTCCTTCAAAATAAACGGATTCGTCTTTCACTTGAGCCAGGGCGCCAATTGGGGCGGTACATCCACCTTCCAAAGTGCGCAAAAACTCACGTTCAATGGTAGTAGCGATTTCAGTTTCTGAATGATTGAGCTTTGCCAATGCCTCTCTGGTAAATTCGTCCTCTTCTTTGGCAACCACCAACATAGCACCTTGGGCAGGAGCAGGAATCATCCAATCCAACTGAATGGCATCTTTGGGCAACAATTTGATTCTTTCCAATCCAGCTTGGGCAAAAATGGCGCCTTGCCAATCGTTTTCAATCAACTTAATAAGCCTGGTGTTCACATTTCCTCTTAAATCCACCACTTTATGGTTGGGATATTTGTTTAGCCATTGTGCTTTTCTTCGCAAACTTCCTGTTGCAATAGTAGCAGGTTGGTTGGATTCCAAAAATCCGGAACCCTTGTGAACCAAAATATCATGTGTTACCGCGCGCTCCAATACGGCCGCTTGCACAATTCCTTTTGGCAGTTGGGTAGGTACATCTTTCATGGAGTGTACGGCAATATCAATATCTCCTTTGAGTAAAGCAACATCTAGAGCTTTGGTGAAAATTCCCGTTACCCCGAGCTCATAAAGCGGTTTGTCCAACACTTGATCTCCAAGGGATTTAGTGGGCACTAAAACGGTATCGTTCCCGATTTCTTCCAGCTTTTGTTGTACGGTGGTCGCTTGCCACATCGCCAGTTCGCTGTCGCGGGTTCCAATGCGGATGATTTTGCTCATTTGGAATGTACTTCTAGCTGAAAGACTTTTTGGATCAGTTCTAGACTGTCATCGGTGTCTACCTCGTTACTCTTAAGATGATTGGCAAACTGCTTGGTGATTTTTTGAATGATTCGGTCTGAGATGATCTCTGCCTGAATTTGGTCAAAACCTTCAATCTTTTTGGTCTGAAAATCGATTTCCTCGGTCTTCATGGTGTTCAGTTTGTCCTTGAGGGCATTGATCACTGGGGCAAACTTTCGGGTTTCCAACCATTTTAGGAAGTCCTTTTTTACTTTTTCGATGATGGCTTCTGCTTTGGGAACGTATTCTTTTCTTTTGGCCAAAGTCTCATCTGTAATCTGTGAAAGCTGATCCAAATGAACCAAGGTCACGTTGTCCAGTTCCTTTACATCATCCGACACATTTTTGGGAACGGACAAATCCAAGATCAACAATGGTTTTTTGGAATAGATCAACACTTTGGAAACCGTTGGCAATTGAGCTCCTGTGGCCACGACCAAAATATCGGCCTTCCGGATTTCCGTTTGCAGATCACCATAATCTTTTACCGTTAAATGAAATTTGCCAGCAATGTCCTCCGCCTTTTCCCTGGTTCTGTTGATCAATGTAATGTGAGAATTGTTGGAATGCTTGATTAGGTTCTCACAGGTATTCCTGCCAATTTTTCCGGTTCCGAACAATAGGATATTCTTATTGGAAATATCTTCAACGTTGTCCAAAATATATTTTACCGAAGCAAAGGCTACGGATGTGGCACCTGAAGAAAGTTCCGTTTCGTTTTTGATGCGCTTGCTGGCCTGAATGACCGAATTGCATAAACGTTCCAGAAACGGATTGGCCATGTCTTGTTTTTTGGCCCGATAAAACCCTTGTTTAATTTGACTGATGATTTCAAAATCACCCAAAATCTGACTGTCCAGGCCCGTGCCTACTTTAAACATGTGCGAAATGGCATCGTGGTTTTTGTATACATAGGCCACCTCTTGAAATTCTTCAACAGTACCATGTGTCTCGTCGCAAAGCAATTTGATAAGTTGGTAGGGATGTTGTGCAAAACCATAAAGTTCGGTTCTGTTGCAAGTAGAAATGGCCAATAGGCCGTCAATTCCTATTTCCTTGGCCTTGTCCAAAATATGGTCAATGGCAGGAACATCCAGACTGAACTTTCCTCTAACCTCTGCATCCGCCTTCTTGTAACTCAACCCAATGGCGTAGAAGGAATTATGTTTTGAAATATGGTAGTCCCTCATAAAGGATATAAATCGCAGCACAAAAATAACAGGCTTATAGGTCAAAAAATAACGCTAGAGGAACTATAAATAATCGCTACTATCATTTTATGTGTTATTTTTGATGAAAATCAGGGGAAACGTTATTATTATTGATTAATTAGAAGGTCTAAAACACAATTTAGAGTGATTCTAAATTGAAAATTGAATGAAATGAAACCAAATATAGCTATTGAAAATATCGCCAAAGGTTCCTATGATGAGATTTTGGTGGAAGATGGATTTTATATCCTTAAAATTCAGAACGATACAAAGGATTTTCAGATGATTGAACGGGATATTGACAGTTCCTTTATCCAATTTCATTTTTGTTTGAAAGGTAGATCCCTGTTCAACTTCAATGAAGGACATTACCAGTTAGAAGTTACCGAGGAAAACTCATTGTTGCTCTACAATACCCAAAAGGATCTACCCCTTAACCTAACCGTCTCCCCAAACTCATGGCTACTTTCCGTGGTCATGACCATTCGTAAATTTCATTCCCTATTTTCCAATGAGGCCGATTACATCCCATTTTTAAGTGGGGAAAATCAGGAAAAAAAATACTATTCCCAAGAAGTGGTGTCACCGGCCATTGCGGTGGTGTTGAGCCAGTTGATGAATTACAACCTGCATCCCTCCATTAAAAAACTGTACGTCAAAGGCAAGGTTTATGAACTTATCTCACTCTATTTCAACAAAACCGAGGAGGCCGATTTGGAACAATGCCCCTTTTTGGCCGATGAAGATAATGTTCGCCGGATTAAAATGGCCAAGGAAATCATGATTTCCCGGATGGCCGAACCGCCTACCTTGGCCGAACTTTCTGCCGAAATAGGGTTGAGCTTGAAAAAGTTGAAAGAAGGATTCAAGCAGATTTATGGTGATTCGGTCTATGGTTTTTTGTTCGATTACAAGATGGAATATGCCCGGAAAATGCTGGAAACGGGAAAACACAATGTCAATGAGGTAGGGTTAAAAGTGGGCTATAGCACGGCCAGCCATTTTATCACTTCTTTTAAAAAGAAATACGGTACAACGCCAAAAAAATATTTAACTTCAAACACATAAAAATCAAGACAATGAGATTTCTTTTTTCATCCTTACTGGCAATTTGCTTGGTGGTTACAACTTTTGGACAAGACACGCCCAAAACCACAGAAACCGATAGTGTAAAAATGCCCGAACTGGTGATGGTTTTTACCAAAACTGTGGGATACCGGCACCAGTCCATTGAAAAAGGGGTGCAAACGTTGCGGGAATTGGGCCGGAAAAACGGGTTCATTGCACTGCAGACAGAATCCTCGGAGGATTTTACACCACAGAATCTGGCCAACTACAAATTGGTGGTTTTTTTGAGCACAACCTTGGATGTGCTGAACGACCAACAACAGCGAGCCTTTGAAAGTTATATAAAAAATGGTGGGGCTTATTTGGGAATTCATGCAGCATCTGATACGGAATTTGATTGGCCCTGGTATGGTACGTTGGTAGGAGGATATTTTGTGAACCATCCCAACAACCCCAATGTGCGAAGTGCAAAAATTAAGGTGGTGGATAAATCGCATCCTTCAACATCCCATCTTCCAGATGTATGGTCCCGCAATGATGAATGGTACAACTTCAAGGATCTAAACCCAAATGTAACCGTATTGATGAACTTGGATGAAACCACTTATGAGGGAGGGACCAATGGAGCCAACCACCCTATTGCCTGGTACCACGAATTTGATGGCGGTAGATCCTTTTACACCGGAGGGGGGCATACCAATGAATCCTTTGATGAGCCCAATTTTAGACAACATTTATTAGGGGCCATCGAATGGTGCCTAAAACGAAAGTAAGGTGGGTCTAGCCACAATGATCCCGATATTGCTTTTGATGTTTTTGAGATAATCTGCTAGGGGCAATTCTGAAATTTCCACTTCCCCATTTTTGCTTGATGCGTGGAGCAAATGCAATCTTCCATCAGGTTGATGGATGGCGATGCCAGTGTGGGTCACATCCAGGCCTTTTATAGAGGT
Encoded here:
- the hemC gene encoding hydroxymethylbilane synthase; the encoded protein is MSKIIRIGTRDSELAMWQATTVQQKLEEIGNDTVLVPTKSLGDQVLDKPLYELGVTGIFTKALDVALLKGDIDIAVHSMKDVPTQLPKGIVQAAVLERAVTHDILVHKGSGFLESNQPATIATGSLRRKAQWLNKYPNHKVVDLRGNVNTRLIKLIENDWQGAIFAQAGLERIKLLPKDAIQLDWMIPAPAQGAMLVVAKEEDEFTREALAKLNHSETEIATTIEREFLRTLEGGCTAPIGALAQVKDESVYFEGVVFSLDGKQKIDIKKEVKLSDAPGLGKACAEEVLQKGGDKLMQEIRNENSALH
- the hemA gene encoding glutamyl-tRNA reductase → MRDYHISKHNSFYAIGLSYKKADAEVRGKFSLDVPAIDHILDKAKEIGIDGLLAISTCNRTELYGFAQHPYQLIKLLCDETHGTVEEFQEVAYVYKNHDAISHMFKVGTGLDSQILGDFEIISQIKQGFYRAKKQDMANPFLERLCNSVIQASKRIKNETELSSGATSVAFASVKYILDNVEDISNKNILLFGTGKIGRNTCENLIKHSNNSHITLINRTREKAEDIAGKFHLTVKDYGDLQTEIRKADILVVATGAQLPTVSKVLIYSKKPLLILDLSVPKNVSDDVKELDNVTLVHLDQLSQITDETLAKRKEYVPKAEAIIEKVKKDFLKWLETRKFAPVINALKDKLNTMKTEEIDFQTKKIEGFDQIQAEIISDRIIQKITKQFANHLKSNEVDTDDSLELIQKVFQLEVHSK
- a CDS encoding AraC family transcriptional regulator, whose amino-acid sequence is MKPNIAIENIAKGSYDEILVEDGFYILKIQNDTKDFQMIERDIDSSFIQFHFCLKGRSLFNFNEGHYQLEVTEENSLLLYNTQKDLPLNLTVSPNSWLLSVVMTIRKFHSLFSNEADYIPFLSGENQEKKYYSQEVVSPAIAVVLSQLMNYNLHPSIKKLYVKGKVYELISLYFNKTEEADLEQCPFLADEDNVRRIKMAKEIMISRMAEPPTLAELSAEIGLSLKKLKEGFKQIYGDSVYGFLFDYKMEYARKMLETGKHNVNEVGLKVGYSTASHFITSFKKKYGTTPKKYLTSNT
- a CDS encoding ThuA domain-containing protein, which translates into the protein MRFLFSSLLAICLVVTTFGQDTPKTTETDSVKMPELVMVFTKTVGYRHQSIEKGVQTLRELGRKNGFIALQTESSEDFTPQNLANYKLVVFLSTTLDVLNDQQQRAFESYIKNGGAYLGIHAASDTEFDWPWYGTLVGGYFVNHPNNPNVRSAKIKVVDKSHPSTSHLPDVWSRNDEWYNFKDLNPNVTVLMNLDETTYEGGTNGANHPIAWYHEFDGGRSFYTGGGHTNESFDEPNFRQHLLGAIEWCLKRK